Sequence from the Sphingomonas sp. SORGH_AS_0950 genome:
CGCCCAGATAGGAATTGCGCCCGACATCGCCCTGTCCGGGTGAGCCTGCGCCATCCGCGACGATCGCGCCCTCGGCCAGATCGCCCGCCCGGGGCGGCAGGTTCCAGACGATCGCATGGACCAGCGGCTGCGGCGTCGGTGCGTCGGCATCCTCGACCAGCAGCGCCAGCAGTGCGGTCCCCTCGGGCGGATCGCCCCAGACCAAAGGCGGCGACACGCCCGCACCATCGGCGGTGAAACGCTCGGGCAGCCGCGCCTGGTCGGCAAAGGCCGGGCTGCTCAGCGCCAGGCTGGCGGGCGGGGCCAGTTCGGGGCGGACGAGCGCGACCGACTCGACCCCGGCGCGCCACCCGCTCATCGCCTTGCCCAGCCAGGCGG
This genomic interval carries:
- a CDS encoding YbhB/YbcL family Raf kinase inhibitor-like protein, whose translation is MLEHLPAWLGKAMSGWRAGVESVALVRPELAPPASLALSSPAFADQARLPERFTADGAGVSPPLVWGDPPEGTALLALLVEDADAPTPQPLVHAIVWNLPPRAGDLAEGAIVADGAGSPGQGDVGRNSYLGEGWLPPDPPRGHGEHRYVFQLFALDSAVDIGGQSPGRSAMIEAMAGHVLAAGVLTGTYSREEEAPVGPVGAVAPA